A window of Lagopus muta isolate bLagMut1 chromosome 16, bLagMut1 primary, whole genome shotgun sequence contains these coding sequences:
- the GHRH gene encoding somatoliberin yields the protein MLDKATLFLFLHLVASSISFPLYPALRYSPGPVTGKSVNFHLLDHSLLQGHSPSAEEQDEEGLLTDPTEKRMQRHADAIFTDNYRKFLGQISARKFLQTIIGKRLRNSESSPGEGLHELLTRRQSDSILMDSRYHQQMVLRDFLGAMLQHQRPQDVTNSRLEGFPSTLAKFM from the exons ATGCTGGATAAGGCCACCCTGTTCCTGTTCCTGCATTTAGTTGCAAGCTccatctcctttcctctctaCCCAGCTCTCAG GTACAGCCCAGGACCTGTTACTGGCAAGTCTGTGAACTTCCATCTCCTGGaccacagcctgctgcagggccaTAGTCCCTCAGCAGAGGAACAGGATGAGGAGGGTTTGTTAACAGACCCCACTGAGAAAAG GATGCAGCGCCATGCTGATGCCATATTCACTGACAACTACCGCAAATTCCTGGGGCAGATTTCTGCCCGCAAATTCTTACAGACCATCATTGGCAAGCGACTCAG AAACAGCGAGAGCAGTCCAGGAGAAGGGCTGCACGAGCTCCTGACAAGGCGCCAGTCAGACAGCATCCTGATGGACAGCCGTTACCACCAGCAGATGGTACTGAGGGACTTCTTGGGAGCCATGCTGCAGCATCAAAG GCCTCAGGATGTGACCAACAGTCGGTTAGAGGGGTTTCCCAGCACCCTGGCTAAGttcatgtaa